TGCAAAACTTGAAAATATTGTGGGAAtgttttggcgcagaatgcccgcAGGAgtactcccagccccctgctctaaccactagcccccactcccctcccagagcttgggaCAGAACCCCGGCATCCCGGCTCCCAACACCCCCGCAGggtgggacccaggagtccggctcACCCGGTGCAGGTAGGTGTCCGAGTCCTCGGGCATGTCGTAGTTGAAGGCGATGTTGACCCGCTCGATGTCCATCCCCCGCCCAAAGAGGTTGGTGGCCACCAGGATCCGGCGCTGGAAATCCTTGAACTGCTGGTAGCGGGAcagcctgggagggggcaggggaaggtatTTGGGGTCACTGCCTGGCCTGAGCCCCCGGCAGCCCCCCCCCATGGACAAAGCACCCCCACTGTGACACTAACTCAGGGGAGtgtcctgtaacccccatattcctcatttacatAGACTTGCGAGCGTGCCAACGAAGCAGGCCATGGGCGGTATCGGGGCGAGGCGACGATCAGCTGAAAGTCAAATCGGGGCACCACGAACGCGCACGACGCCCCGGGAACGTGTTGGGCGGCTGCCCTGGAGCCGGCGGAGGGGCACAATGCCAGGGAGGAGGTACCAGCGCCCGGCTGGGGGTTCGGCCGTCACCAGCCCCCGTCCAGCAGGCGAGTCCCAATCCACAACCCGCTTCGTCTCGGTGCTGCCCGGTCTAACCGGGCTGCGGGGTCCTGGCGGTGACGAGCTCCGACTTCGTGCCCACCCCGGACATCTCGTTTGCAGGCAGGGAACGTATTCCCCGCGGACCTGCCCCAGAGCCTGCGGTAAACCCGCCCGGGGTTGCACAGGCCGGCGCACGTCCGCCTTCCATGGACGACGGTGTATTCCCGGGGTCCAGTGCTGGGACCGGGGGGGTTCGGCTGGCGCGCGGCTCTggggctgccggggggggggtctgcgGCTGGTCACGAGCCAGCGTTGTGGGACACGGCCCAGGCTGCAGAGTTTGGGGGGCCCAGCGCTTGCACCCCGGGATCCcatcccgcccccccctcccggagccccagcccccctcacCTCTCCTCCTGGGGCATGCCCCGGTGGATGGCGATGGCCGGGAAGTTCTGCTCCACCAGCAGCTGGGCCAGGGCGATGCAGCGCTGCACCGACTTGACGAAGATCACcacctgggggggcggagggagggggtgagagagcgCGCACCGcccggaggcctggggccccgtcccggacgcctgggtccgcGGGGCGCTACCTGGTTGAACTCCAGCACGTCGAGCAGGTCGAAGAGCTTGCGGTTCTTCTCGTTGTCCTTCAGCTTGACGTAATACTGCTGCAGGCCGTGCAGCGTCAGCTTGGTCTCGTCGTCCACGAAGATCTccatgggctgggggggcagagcagggtgaaCCCCGCCGCCCGCCCTGGGGGAGAGACCCCGCCCCCACGCCCCACCCGTGCCCCAGATACCCTCCCAGGGCCCCCTGGATAACAGCCCGGACGCCGGGTCCCCGCCGAGCCCCCAGGGCTGCGAGCCGTGGGGCCCCAGGGCTGAGCGCTCTAGGAAGCATACTGCCCCGTTCCCCCTGGACTGCTCCGCCCCCGCAGGCGGGGGGGGTCCTGTGGGGAAAGCACCCCACTACTCTCCACGACCCTACCAGCCAGTGCCACTGGCTTGATGGCCCCACGCTGGGGAACGGAGGGGGGGAGCAGCCCCCCAAGACATAATGCCCCCATTCACAGCCAGCCAACAGGGAGGGCACGGCCAGAGGGCACAGACGCCAACCTGCCAGCGCCCAGTGCCCAGTGCCTGCTGGGAAATGGCAGGCAAGGAAGGGGCTGGACCCGGCTAGGTTGCCTGCCTTCTCTGGTGCCAGGTGAgatttcccagcatgcactgggctcCCAGCTAGGAGGCAAAAGTTCTAGGCTCCTCCCCTTGACACAgcccccagcatgcactgggaaATTTCCCAGCATGCAAACCCTGAGCCCGGGAAAGCGCCCTCCCCTTGGCGTAGCCCCCAGCAAGCCCCAGGTGAAGCCCCCCTGGGCCGTCTCGGGGAGGAGGGGTTCCGATTAACCCCTTGCCTCCCGCACTCCACTGCCCCCACGTCTCGCtcttggtgggggggagggggaagatttgCCGTGagccccaaccccgccccccgaGGCCGGTTCCGAAAAAGGATAAGCCGGATCCTGGCGCCGCCGAGTCTCTGCGAGCCGCCGCCGGGCCGTCTCCGCTCTCGCCGCTGCTCTTCGCCACGGGGGGTGCTGCCAGTCTCCAGAGcgccgggggggctgggagggggggtgggggtctctggcTCTGTGCGTGGTAGACGGAGCACTCACTTGCCTGGGTGTATGGGGCCAGCTGATCCGGAGGCTGCGGTGCCGGGTGGATGCCgcgctgggaaggaagggggggcggggggggagggcgggaagaGGGGGCGCCCTGTTTTCCCGCGCCGGGGGGGTGCCGAAGCTAGCGTAACCCGAGTGATCTTCCGGAAGCTCTGGGGGCCTGTGCTAGGGGCCGGTCCTGGCGCTGCGGCCCGTGCGCcgccccgggggcgggggcgccGGGGGGGCAAAGAAGGTAGAAGGGGGTAATTACGTCTTGCATGAATTTGCGGCAGACGGGGCGGATTTCCTTGCTCAGGGTGGCGCTAAACATCATGACCTGCTTTTCGTGCGGGGTCATGCGGAAGATCTCCTGGACGTCCCGGCGCATatctggggggagaagggggcgagGTCAGCAACGGGGTGAGCCCAGGGTGGCTGGGACCCCCCACAGGAAACCTGCCCCACGTCCCCCAGCCGTGCAGGGCGGGGTCAGGAATGGGATGCGCCCAGTTGCCCCCAGGGATAACCTGCCCCTGCTACGCTATAGGGTCCCCCCGTGTCCCCCTCCCGCTGCTCTACGGGGCCCCAGGGGGTCCCCCGCTCACCGAGCTGCTCCAGCATCTTGTCGCACTCGTCCAGGATGAAATGCTTGATGTGTTTGAGGTTGAGGCTCTTGTTGCGGGCCAGGGCCAGGATCCGGCCTGGCGTCCCCACCACGATGTGGGGGCAGTTCTTCTTCAGCACCTCCTCGTCCTTCTTGATGGACAGGCCCCCGAAAAACACCGccacctgggggggggcagggtgagacCCTCCGCTGGCTGCCCTCCTGCGCCCcagtcccgctccctgcccccacccctcaagATGGCGCCTCACGCCCCCAAAACCAGCTCCTTGCCTCCCCCgagcctggctgccccccccgcccagctccctgcccctcacctTGACACTGGGCATGTACTTGGAGAAGCGCTCGTACTCCTTGCTGATCTGGAACGCCAGCTCCCGCGTGTGGCACATCACCAGCACAGACACCTGGGGGACGGGGGCGTTAGTGCGGGGACCCCCATCCCcacgcagccccagcccccctcctcacAGCCCCCCGGCCACTTCCAACCAGCCCTTCCACCTCCCAATTCAAtggtctctcccccttccctccccccgtcAGTCACCAATtggtctctccccgccccccaacaccCGAAATGGGCTCTACCCCCCCAGGCCGTTCCCAGTGGGTCCCGCCCCCCACGTTCCCGGCCCCCTCACCTGCCCCGTGacgggctccagctgctgcagcgTGGCCAGCACGAAGACGGCCGTCTTGCCCATGCCCGACTTGGCCTGGCACAGCACGTCCATGCCCAGGATGGCCTGCGGGATGCACTCGTGCTGCACTGcagggcagcggggctggggtCAGCCGGGGCTCACCCAGCCCCCCAAGCACGCCAGccaccaggccccactcccctccccgagcgagaacccaggagtcctggctccctgccccaccccgctctaaccaccaggccccactcccctccccgagccaggagagaacccaggagtcctggcacccagccccccccgctctaaccaccaggccccactcccctcccagagccgggagagaacccaggagtcctggcacccagcccccccccccccccgctctaaccaccaggccccactcccctccccaagagagaacccaggagtcctggctccctgccccaccccgctctaaccaccaggccccactcccctccccgagccgggagagaacccaggagtcctggc
This genomic interval from Caretta caretta isolate rCarCar2 chromosome 14, rCarCar1.hap1, whole genome shotgun sequence contains the following:
- the DDX39B gene encoding spliceosome RNA helicase DDX39B isoform X2, whose product is MAENDVDNELLDYEDDEVENQAGGDGVDVPPKKDVKGSYVSIHSSGFRDFLLKPELLRAIVDCGFEHPSEVQHECIPQAILGMDVLCQAKSGMGKTAVFVLATLQQLEPVTGQVSVLVMCHTRELAFQISKEYERFSKYMPSVKVAVFFGGLSIKKDEEVLKKNCPHIVVGTPGRILALARNKSLNLKHIKHFILDECDKMLEQLDMRRDVQEIFRMTPHEKQVMMFSATLSKEIRPVCRKFMQDPMEIFVDDETKLTLHGLQQYYVKLKDNEKNRKLFDLLDVLEFNQVVIFVKSVQRCIALAQLLVEQNFPAIAIHRGMPQEERLSRYQQFKDFQRRILVATNLFGRGMDIERVNIAFNYDMPEDSDTYLHRVARAGRFGTKGLAITFVSDENDAKILNDVQDRFEVNISELPDEIDISSYIEQTR
- the DDX39B gene encoding spliceosome RNA helicase DDX39B isoform X1 is translated as MAENDVDNELLDYEDDEVENQAGGDGVDVPPKKDVKGSYVSIHSSGFRDFLLKPELLRAIVDCGFEHPSEVQHECIPQAILGMDVLCQAKSGMGKTAVFVLATLQQLEPVTGQVSVLVMCHTRELAFQISKEYERFSKYMPSVKVAVFFGGLSIKKDEEVLKKNCPHIVVGTPGRILALARNKSLNLKHIKHFILDECDKMLEQLDMRRDVQEIFRMTPHEKQVMMFSATLSKEIRPVCRKFMQDSQRPPPPLPAPPALWRLAAPPVAKSSGESGDGPAAARRDSAAPGSGLSFFGTGLGGRGWGSRQIFPLPPTKSETWGQWSAGGKGLIGTPPPRDGPGGLHLGLAGGYAKGRALSRAQGLHAGKFPSACWGLCQGEEPRTFAS